One Candidatus Cloacimonadota bacterium genomic window carries:
- the ispH gene encoding 4-hydroxy-3-methylbut-2-enyl diphosphate reductase, whose amino-acid sequence MKVWLAENSGFCFGVRRAIGMAREAKDSGGEVNTLGELIHNPRIVSQLSAEGIAIATSPDAVKNKKVVIRSHGISKQDRATLEANENEIIDATCPYVQRAQQLVASNADIPVLILGDPEHPEVKGMLSWGNSLTRVVRPGEDPGEKTWKKLCIVSQTTQKLRSLQNLVDTVLPRCQELVVFNTICAATSMRQDATVALAKKADLMIVIGGKNSSNTKMLHELCSAQTRSLHVEAASELTLSDLDAAQTIGLAAGASTPEEDIWDVYQKIFNLKGKPAPAKNPREIPTYKEESC is encoded by the coding sequence GTGAAGGTTTGGCTGGCGGAAAACTCCGGTTTTTGCTTTGGCGTACGCCGAGCCATAGGAATGGCGCGGGAAGCGAAAGATTCTGGCGGTGAAGTGAACACCTTGGGAGAACTTATCCACAATCCGCGCATCGTTTCCCAGCTTTCCGCGGAAGGCATTGCCATTGCCACTTCCCCAGACGCGGTGAAAAACAAAAAGGTGGTCATCCGCTCCCACGGTATTTCCAAACAAGACCGCGCCACGCTCGAGGCAAACGAAAATGAAATTATCGACGCCACCTGCCCCTATGTTCAACGCGCACAACAGCTTGTGGCTTCCAATGCCGATATTCCGGTCCTGATTTTGGGCGATCCCGAACATCCGGAAGTGAAAGGTATGCTTTCCTGGGGAAATTCACTCACACGGGTGGTTCGCCCTGGTGAAGACCCTGGTGAAAAAACCTGGAAAAAACTGTGCATCGTTTCCCAAACCACCCAGAAGCTGCGTTCGCTGCAGAACCTGGTGGACACGGTTTTACCCCGCTGCCAGGAGCTGGTGGTTTTCAACACCATCTGCGCTGCCACTTCCATGCGCCAGGACGCAACCGTCGCCCTGGCAAAAAAGGCTGACCTGATGATTGTCATCGGCGGCAAAAACAGCTCCAACACAAAAATGCTGCACGAACTCTGTTCCGCCCAAACTCGCAGCCTCCATGTGGAAGCCGCATCTGAACTGACACTCTCGGACCTCGACGCAGCCCAGACCATCGGGTTGGCAGCAGGTGCATCCACGCCAGAGGAAGACATCTGGGATGTTTACCAAAAGATTTTTAATTTAAAGGGGAAGCCCGCGCCGGCAAAAAACCCGCGGGAAATCCCCACGTATAAGGAGGAATCATGTTAG
- a CDS encoding (d)CMP kinase produces MKKRLIIAIDGPAASGKSTTARLLARKLGYVYLDTGAMYRACALQLVRTGISLDNAPAIEAMLKDLDIRVETSGTENRILLGAEDVSQAIRANEISQLASGVSALPAVRHRMVELQRAMAAGGGYILDGRDIGTYVFPDADLKFFLTAAPEIRARRRWLELKNKGQEKAFEHIFAEIQERDHNDSNRSLAPLAVAEDAIVVDNSELSIDQQVESLLALVLKKLEER; encoded by the coding sequence ATGAAAAAAAGACTGATTATCGCCATTGACGGGCCCGCGGCCTCAGGTAAAAGCACAACTGCGCGTCTTTTAGCGCGCAAGCTGGGCTACGTTTACCTGGATACAGGCGCCATGTATCGCGCCTGCGCGTTGCAGCTTGTCCGCACCGGGATCAGTCTTGATAATGCCCCCGCCATCGAAGCCATGCTGAAAGATTTGGATATCCGCGTGGAAACTTCCGGCACTGAAAACCGCATCTTGCTTGGGGCCGAAGATGTTTCCCAAGCCATCCGTGCCAACGAAATATCCCAGCTTGCCTCAGGCGTTTCCGCGCTTCCCGCTGTGCGTCATCGCATGGTGGAATTGCAGCGTGCGATGGCTGCTGGAGGTGGCTATATCCTTGATGGACGTGATATTGGCACCTATGTTTTCCCTGATGCCGACCTCAAGTTTTTCCTCACTGCTGCCCCGGAAATTCGAGCCCGCCGTCGCTGGCTGGAGCTGAAAAATAAGGGTCAGGAAAAAGCTTTTGAACATATTTTTGCAGAAATCCAGGAGCGCGACCACAACGATTCCAACCGGAGTCTGGCGCCGCTCGCGGTGGCTGAAGACGCCATCGTTGTGGATAATTCGGAACTTTCCATTGACCAGCAGGTGGAAAGCCTGTTGGCTCTGGTTTTGAAAAAACTGGAGGAAAGGTGA